One part of the Aspergillus luchuensis IFO 4308 DNA, chromosome 5, nearly complete sequence genome encodes these proteins:
- a CDS encoding zinc-dependent alcohol dehydrogenase family protein (COG:Q;~EggNog:ENOG410PHTQ;~InterPro:IPR013154,IPR013149,IPR036291,IPR011032, IPR020843;~PFAM:PF00107,PF08240,PF13602;~go_function: GO:0016491 - oxidoreductase activity [Evidence IEA];~go_process: GO:0055114 - oxidation-reduction process [Evidence IEA]): MGATSQKQWTVLNKDNDFDGLTFGEAPIPKVGENEVLVKFHAASLNFRDLIIPKGQYPFALNFPVVPGSDGAGEVVETGSKVTQFKKGDKVVTLFNQQHQYGPIDGRGASSGLGGVIDGTLRQYGAFNENGLVKSPENLNHLEASTLSCAALTSWNALYGLKPLQPGQTVLVQGTGGVSIFALQFAKAAGARVIATTSSEEKAKKLKELGADHVINYKTEPNWGDVARKLTPDNVGVDHIIEVGGSGTLNESFKCIKFEGVISIIGFVGGVDPKSMPNVLDTLSHICTVRGIYVGSKAMMNDMVRAIEANNIHPVVDEKVFTLEQTREAYEYMWGRNHFGKLAIKIE, from the exons ATGGGCGCTACATCTCAGAAGCAGTGGACCGTCCTCAACAAGGACAACGACTTCGATGGCCTCACCTTTGGCGAGGCCCCTATCCCGAAAGTCGGTGAGAACGAGGTCTTGGTGAAGTTCCACGCTGCGTCGTTGAACTTCCGTGACCTGATCATCCCCAAG GGCCAATATCCCTTTGCGCTCAACTTCCCGGTTGTTCCTGGCTCCGATGGTGCCGGTGAGGTTGTCGAGACTGGCTCCAAGGTGACTCAGTTCAAGAAGGGTGACAAGGTTGTCACTCTGTTCAACCAGCAACACCAGTACGGCCCTATCGATGGCCGCGGTGCCAGCTCTGGTCTTGGTGGTGTTATTGATGGAACCCTCCGTCAGTACGGTGCCTTCAACGAGAACGGTCTCGTCAAGAGCCCTGAGAACCTCAACCACCTCGAAGCCAGCACTCTATCCTGCGCTGCTCTGACGAGCTGGAATGCTTTGTATGGCTTGAAGCCTTTGCAGCCTGGTCAGACTGTGTTGGTGCAGGGAACTGGAGGTGTTAGCATTTTCGCTTTGCAG TTTGCTAAAGCGGCCGGCGCAAGGGTCATTGCTACTACCTCCTCTgaggagaaggcgaagaaacTGAAGGAATTGGGTGCCGACCATGTCATCAACTACAAGACTGAGCCTAACTGGGGTGATGTGGCCCGCAAGCTGACGCCTGACAACGTCGGTGTCGACCACATTATCGAGGTCGGAGGCAGCGGTACCCTCAACGAGAGTTTCAAGTGCATCAAGTTCGAGGGTGTGATCAGCATCATCGGATTTGTCGGTGGCGTTGACCCCAAGTCCATGCCCAACGTGCTCGATACCTTGAGCCATATCTGTACTGTCCGTGGTATCTATGTTGGTAGCAAGGCTATGATGAACGACATGGTCAGGGCTATTGAGGccaacaacatccacccggttgtggatgagaaggtctTCACCCTGGAGCAGACTCGGGAAGCCTACGAGTACATG TGGGGACGCAACCACTTTGGCAAGCTGGCCATCAAGATCGAATAA
- a CDS encoding aldo/keto reductase (COG:C;~EggNog:ENOG410PFVQ;~InterPro:IPR018170,IPR020471,IPR036812,IPR023210;~PFAM:PF00248;~go_function: GO:0016491 - oxidoreductase activity [Evidence IEA];~go_process: GO:0055114 - oxidation-reduction process [Evidence IEA]): protein MALSFPLELYIRGFCSLTQTSHLSQYSIQHSYNNMSLGRTFKLNSGYEIPAVGLGTWLSKPHEVENAVEAALRSGYRHIDAAAIYQNETEVGDGWKKSGVPREEIFITSKLWNTHHHPENVEEAVNKTLKDLQTDYLDLYLIHWPVAFIHQNSFQPPLDPVTKRFRLADVPISETWKAMEDLVRKGKVRSIGVSNFTVEKVKELLKTATIPPAVNQIEAHPYLLQPKLTEYLKEKNILPVAYSPLGNNIYELPRVIDDPQVQEIAKKLEKEPAQLLISWAVQRGTAVLPKSVTPSRIESNFQDFIIPDAEFEALNKLDRNTRYNYPFRWGIDIFGELGPEEAERRAEEFAAKLRAEEA from the exons ATGGcgctctcttttccccttgaACTTTACATTCGTGGCTTCTGTTCACTTACACAAACATCACATCTCTCCCAATACTCCATACAACATTCCTACAACAACATGTCTTTGGGACGTACCTTCAAGCTAAACTCGGGATACGAGATCCCCGCCGTCGGTTTAGGAACATGG TTATCCAAACCCCACGAAGTAGAGAATGCGGTTGAGGCAGCTCTGCGCTCCGGATATCGTCACATTGATGCCGCTGCCATCTATCAGAACGAAACAGAAGTCGGAGATGGCTGGAAGAAATCAGGAGTGCCGCGCGAGGAAATATTT ATCACCAGCAAGCTATGGaatacccaccatcaccccgaAAATGTAGAAGAGGCTGTCAACAAGACCCTCAAGGATCTCCAGACCGACTATCTCGATCTATACTTG ATCCATTGGCCCGTGGCATTCATCCACCAGAACTCTTTCCAGCCTCCCCTAGACCCGGTGACAAAACGCTTCCGGCTGGCAGACGTTCCGATCTCTGAAACCTGGAAAGCCATGGAGGACCTAGTCCGAAAGGGCAAGGTTCGCAGTATTGGTGTGAGCAACTTCACCGTCGAGAAGGTAAAGGAGCTGCTCAAGACCGCGACTATCCCGCCTGCTGTGAACCAAATCGAGGCCCACCCGTACCTACTCCAGCCAAAGCTCACTGAGTacctgaaggagaag AACATCCTTCCCGTCGCATACAGCCCTCTGGGGAACAACATCTACGAGCTACCTCG TGTCATCGACGACCCTCAGGTCCAAGAAATCGCGAAGAAGCTGGAAAAGGAGCCCGCTCAATTGTTGATCTCATGGGCTGTTCAGCGCGGCACGGCCGTCTTGCCAAAGAGTGTTACCCCGTCTCGGATTGAGAGTAACTTCCAAG acttcatcatccccgacgCCGAATTCGAGGCCCTGAACAAACTCGATCGCAACACGCGCTACAACTACCCCTTCCGCTGGGGAATTGACATTTTCGGGGAACTGGGACCTGAAGAGGCTGAGAGACGGGCTGAGGAGTTTGCGGCGAAGTTGAGAGCTGAGGAAGCTTAG
- a CDS encoding N-terminal L-serine N(alpha)-acetyltransferase NAT4 (COG:S;~EggNog:ENOG410PRMC;~InterPro:IPR016181,IPR039949,IPR000182;~PFAM:PF13673,PF13508,PF08445,PF00583;~go_function: GO:0008080 - N-acetyltransferase activity [Evidence IEA];~go_function: GO:0010485 - H4 histone acetyltransferase activity [Evidence IEA];~go_function: GO:0043998 - H2A histone acetyltransferase activity [Evidence IEA]) — MSSSVQGGRVTKNTTTTTTARRRRVQHPKKTRASIKSQPQGHEYERNGSQYNPSSSLPLVERTNKLSIQEFTSKYIPPECLTYTIKNTEKYSDGEQKYNFSIHSAASIPTTDLNACFDLIEETSSEAYRNSSTGWSPSKKKKEMKLPDMKYLVVRREELTPSDGEGEVVGFMSFMITYEDGKEVVYLYEIHLSAEVQKQGLGKRLLLVLMEIGRRVGVEKAMLTVFTSNGVAQRLYEAIGFETDEYSPRPRRLRNGMVKEPDYRIMSVRLDGGPYV, encoded by the exons ATGTCATCATCCGTCCAAGGAGGCCGAGTAACCAAGAAcaccactactacaactaccGCGCGGCGGAGACGCGTACAACACCCGAAGAAGACACGAGCTAGTATTAAGTCCCAACCACAAGGTCATGAGTATGAGCGCAATGGGAGTCAGT acaacccatcatcatcactcccgCTCGTCGAGCGCACCAACAAACTCAGCATCCAAGAATTCACTTCAAAATACATCCCCCCAGAATGTCTAACCTACACAATCAAGAATACAGAGAAATATTCTGATGGAGAACAAAAATAcaacttctccatccactccgcaGCCAGCATCCCTACCACCGACCTAAATGCATGCTTCGATCTCATCGAGGAGACATCCTCCGAGGCATACAGGAATTCCTCGACGGGGTGGTCTCccagtaagaagaagaaggagatgaagcttCCTGATATGAAGTATTTGGTTGTTCGTCGGGAAGAGTTAACACCAAgtgatggtgaaggggaAGTGGTCGGATTCATGTCATTTATGATTACGTACGAAGACGGGAAAGAGGTGGTGTATCTCTACGAGATCCATTTGTCGGCTGAGGTGCAGAAGCAAGGGCTCGGGAAGCGGCTACTGCTTGTGCTGATGGAGATAGGGAGACGGGTTGgggtggagaaggcgatGTTGACGGTGTTTACGTCGAATGGCGTGGCCCAGAGGCTTTATGAAGCTATTGGGTTTGAGACGGATGAGTATAGTCCTCGGccgaggaggttgaggaatgGGATGGTTAAGGAGCCGGATTATAGGATTATGTCTGTTAGGTTGGATGGGGGGCCGTATGTATGA